The DNA segment gtttgctgtgtgttgactgtgtttgctgtgtgttgactgtgtttgctgtgtgttgactgtgtttgctgtgtgtttgctgtgtgttgactgtgtttgctgtgttgacTGTGACCCGAAGCGTCCTCACTGCGAGCGGTCGGGTTCCACCTTGGTCTCTCCGTTCTGTTTGTCGCTGGATTTCTGCGAGAGGCGGGAGGAGGCGGCGGCCGCTTGAGCCACAGCTTTAAAGCTGCGCTTCCTCTTCTGCACGTTCTGCTCCGGGTGGAAGATGATGACGTAGACTTTGGGGATGTAGAGCATGCCGAGCGAGACGGTGGCGCTCAGGCTCATGGATACGGTCAGTGTGGTCGTCTGGATGAACATCTGGATCAggagaaaagagattaaaaaactgAACTGTTTCAGCGTC comes from the Astyanax mexicanus isolate ESR-SI-001 chromosome 20, AstMex3_surface, whole genome shotgun sequence genome and includes:
- the LOC125784912 gene encoding metabotropic glutamate receptor 8-like, which translates into the protein MYTNLIELFSERFVSLISSNGDHPPALLINGFFSNWAVSVAQAALCLFNETTLKQFSFLISFLLIQMFIQTTTLTVSMSLSATVSLGMLYIPKVYVIIFHPEQNVQKRKRSFKAVAQAAAASSRLSQKSSDKQNGETKVEPDRSQ